Proteins from one Mycobacterium sp. HUMS_12744610 genomic window:
- a CDS encoding diacylglycerol kinase, whose translation MTVAKREIGKVIALTNPVSGHGAAIRAAELAIARLHQKGVEVVEVIGDDARDARYLVSAALEKGADAVMATGGDGVVSNALQALAGTDVPLGIVPAGTGNDHAREFGIPVVPEAAADVVAGGWTESVDLGRITWGDGQSKWFGTVAATGFDSLVTDRANRMRWPHGRARYYLAMLAELSQLRLLPFRMVLDGTREIDTDLTLVAFGNTRSYGGGMLVCPHADHSDGLLDLTMVHEASRTKLVRLFPTVMKGTHVDLDEVSTARARSIQVQCPGINVYADGDFACPLPAEISAVPGALRVLRPSPHPG comes from the coding sequence ATGACCGTGGCCAAGCGCGAGATCGGCAAGGTGATCGCGCTGACCAATCCCGTCTCCGGCCACGGCGCGGCCATCCGCGCGGCGGAACTCGCGATCGCGCGGCTGCACCAGAAAGGCGTGGAGGTCGTCGAGGTCATCGGCGACGACGCCCGGGACGCGCGCTATCTGGTCAGCGCCGCGCTGGAGAAGGGCGCCGACGCGGTGATGGCCACCGGCGGTGACGGCGTCGTCTCCAACGCGCTGCAGGCGCTGGCCGGCACCGACGTGCCGCTGGGCATCGTGCCGGCGGGGACCGGCAACGACCACGCCCGCGAATTCGGAATCCCCGTCGTTCCGGAAGCGGCGGCCGACGTCGTCGCCGGCGGGTGGACGGAATCCGTTGACCTGGGCCGGATCACGTGGGGCGACGGCCAGAGCAAGTGGTTCGGCACCGTGGCGGCCACGGGGTTCGACTCCCTGGTGACCGACCGGGCCAACCGGATGCGCTGGCCCCACGGCCGCGCGCGCTACTACCTGGCGATGCTGGCCGAGCTGTCCCAGCTGCGGCTCCTGCCGTTCCGCATGGTGCTCGACGGAACCCGGGAGATCGACACAGATCTCACGCTGGTGGCGTTCGGCAACACCCGCAGCTACGGCGGGGGGATGCTGGTCTGCCCGCACGCCGATCACTCCGACGGCCTGCTCGATCTGACCATGGTGCACGAGGCGTCGCGCACCAAGCTGGTCCGGCTGTTCCCCACCGTCATGAAGGGCACGCACGTCGACCTCGACGAGGTGAGCACGGCGCGCGCCAGGTCGATTCAGGTCCAATGCCCCGGCATCAACGTGTACGCCGACGGCGACTTCGCGTGCCCGCTGCCCGCGGAGATCTCCGCGGTTCCGGGCGCGCTGCGGGTGCTGCGTCCTAGCCCACACCCCGGCTGA
- the kasB gene encoding 3-oxoacyl-ACP synthase KasB, whose translation MTELVTGKAFPNVVVTGVAMTTALAPDAETTWKLLQDSQSGIRTLEDPFVEEFNLPVRIGGHLVEEFDSQLTRVELRRTGYLQRMSTILGRRVWENTGNPEVDTNRLAVSIGTGLGSSEEMVFSYDDMRARGIKAVSPLGVQKYMPNGAAAAVGLERHAKAGVMTPVSACASGCEAIARAWQQIVLGEADMAICGGVETRIEAVPIAAFAAMRIVMSTNNDDPPGACRPFDRDRDGFVFGEAGALMTIETEEHAKARGANILARIMGASITSDGFHMVAPDPNGERAGHAMTRAIQLAGLTPADIDHVNAHATGTQVGDLAESKAINNALGSSNHAAVYAPKAALGHSVGAVGAVESILTVLALRDQIVPPTLNLENLDPEIDLDVVAGKPRPGEYNYAINNSFGFGGHNVAITFGRY comes from the coding sequence ATGACCGAGCTGGTTACCGGGAAAGCATTTCCCAATGTGGTCGTCACCGGAGTTGCCATGACGACCGCGCTGGCGCCTGACGCCGAGACCACGTGGAAGCTGTTGCAGGACAGCCAAAGTGGTATTCGCACGCTCGAGGACCCCTTTGTCGAGGAGTTCAACCTGCCCGTGCGCATCGGCGGGCACCTCGTAGAGGAGTTCGACAGCCAGCTGACCCGTGTCGAGTTGCGCCGCACGGGTTATCTGCAGAGGATGTCCACCATCCTGGGCCGCCGGGTGTGGGAGAACACCGGCAACCCGGAGGTCGACACCAACCGCTTGGCCGTCTCCATCGGCACCGGTCTGGGGTCGTCGGAGGAGATGGTCTTCAGTTACGACGACATGCGGGCCCGCGGCATCAAAGCGGTCTCGCCGTTGGGCGTGCAGAAGTACATGCCCAATGGTGCGGCCGCGGCGGTCGGCCTTGAGCGGCACGCCAAGGCCGGCGTGATGACGCCGGTGTCGGCGTGTGCGTCCGGGTGCGAGGCCATCGCGCGCGCCTGGCAGCAGATCGTGCTCGGCGAGGCCGACATGGCGATCTGCGGCGGCGTGGAGACCAGGATCGAGGCCGTGCCGATCGCGGCGTTCGCCGCGATGCGCATCGTGATGTCGACCAACAACGACGACCCGCCCGGGGCCTGCCGCCCCTTCGACCGCGACCGCGACGGCTTCGTGTTCGGCGAGGCCGGCGCGCTCATGACGATCGAGACCGAGGAACACGCCAAGGCGCGCGGAGCCAACATCCTGGCCCGCATCATGGGCGCCAGCATCACCTCCGACGGGTTCCACATGGTCGCCCCCGACCCCAACGGGGAACGCGCCGGGCACGCGATGACCCGGGCCATCCAACTGGCGGGCCTGACCCCCGCCGACATCGACCACGTCAACGCCCACGCCACCGGCACCCAGGTCGGCGACCTGGCCGAGAGCAAGGCCATCAACAACGCCCTGGGCAGCAGCAACCACGCTGCGGTGTATGCGCCCAAGGCCGCGCTGGGCCACTCGGTCGGCGCCGTGGGCGCCGTCGAGTCGATCCTGACCGTGCTCGCGCTGCGTGACCAGATCGTGCCCCCGACGCTGAACCTGGAAAACCTCGACCCCGAGATCGACCTGGACGTGGTGGCCGGCAAACCCCGGCCCGGCGAATACAACTACGCCATCAACAACTCGTTCGGGTTCGGCGGACACAACGTCGCGATCACGTTCGGGCGGTACTGA
- a CDS encoding DUF3145 domain-containing protein, which produces MRATNQFADVTAGVVYVHASPAAVCPHVEWALSSTLGAKANLTWTPQPAMPGQLRAVTNWVGPVGTGARLANALRSWSVLRFEVTEDPSPGVDGQRFSHTPQLGLWSGAMSANGDIMVGEMRLRSLMAHGADALAAELDTVLGTAWDDALEAYRDGGDAGEVTWLSRGVG; this is translated from the coding sequence ATGCGTGCGACGAATCAATTCGCCGACGTGACGGCTGGCGTGGTGTACGTCCATGCCTCGCCCGCGGCGGTATGCCCGCATGTCGAGTGGGCGTTGTCGTCGACGTTGGGCGCCAAGGCCAACCTGACGTGGACGCCGCAGCCGGCCATGCCGGGACAGCTGCGCGCGGTGACCAACTGGGTGGGTCCGGTCGGCACCGGCGCCCGGTTGGCCAACGCGCTGCGCTCCTGGTCGGTGCTGCGGTTCGAGGTCACCGAGGATCCCAGCCCCGGCGTCGACGGGCAGCGGTTCAGCCACACCCCACAGCTGGGCCTGTGGAGCGGGGCGATGAGCGCCAACGGCGACATCATGGTCGGGGAGATGCGGCTGCGGTCATTGATGGCGCACGGCGCCGACGCGCTGGCCGCCGAGCTGGACACCGTGCTGGGGACGGCGTGGGACGACGCGCTCGAGGCGTACCGCGACGGCGGCGACGCCGGCGAGGTGACCTGGCTCAGCCGGGGTGTGGGCTAG
- a CDS encoding TetR/AcrR family transcriptional regulator, which translates to MVSTNNAASDTGERILAAAASCVVDFGVDRVTLAEIARRAGVSRPTVYRRWPDTRSIVADLLTRRVTDAMREAPLLGEDRESLVRQIVTAADLLRRDRLVMSVLHSELAPTYITERLGTSQRMLIDTLADRLRTAQRHGSVRAGDPVQLATMVLLIAQSTIQSAQIVHPILGTDALATELAHALNGYLS; encoded by the coding sequence ATGGTGTCAACCAATAATGCTGCGTCGGATACCGGGGAGCGGATCCTGGCCGCGGCGGCCAGTTGCGTCGTCGATTTCGGCGTCGACCGGGTGACGCTGGCCGAGATCGCGCGGCGCGCGGGCGTGAGCCGGCCGACCGTGTACCGGCGCTGGCCGGACACCAGGTCGATCGTCGCCGACCTGCTGACCCGGCGCGTCACCGACGCGATGCGCGAGGCGCCGCTGCTCGGCGAGGACCGGGAGTCCCTGGTGCGCCAGATCGTGACGGCGGCCGACCTGCTGCGTCGCGACCGGCTGGTCATGTCGGTGCTGCACTCGGAGCTCGCGCCCACCTACATCACCGAGCGGCTGGGAACCAGCCAGCGCATGCTGATCGACACCCTCGCCGACCGGCTGCGGACCGCCCAGCGCCACGGCAGCGTCCGCGCGGGCGATCCCGTCCAGCTGGCCACCATGGTGTTGCTGATCGCCCAGTCGACGATCCAGTCCGCGCAGATCGTGCACCCGATCCTCGGCACCGACGCGCTGGCAACCGAACTCGCCCACGCGCTGAACGGATACCTGTCGTGA
- a CDS encoding cellulase family glycosylhydrolase has translation MNARRRGAVRVAGVGAVTGALAVAAMTPGVGMPSARADVLDLIIDPLVNAVGTGVAGALDAGAVDAGVLTADLGVATADATAAGAQLNSTLVEVSNQLDVALNAAGQDYLTGPVGQTVDPAVNGPTVFLFGRDLIGNGVNGFSGPNDSVFGGSGQFGNLGDGGFLFGNGGAGASGVAGVDHGIGAAGGSAGLIGNGGLGGAGVDGGAGGAGGAGGLLIGDGGPGGLGADGVAGVNGGAGGIGGVGGAGGLLIGNGGVGGEGGAGAAGGAGGPGGAGGAGADWLAGFGGLGGAGGDGGTGAAGGAGGDGGSAFGLFASGGGGGAGGNSGADVSSTVLPALGGAGGNGGLFGAHGMVGDFGTLTGVSTGGVTAPGGITSSQIANSDLLTIGTTGVWLTNSDGQVVELHGFNLVDKLPPGEPSALGFDNADAQYLADHGYNVVRLGIIWSDLEPEPGVYNAAYLDSIDQTVKTLGNNGIYTIIDLHQDAYSSTFGGEGMPVWATQTGGLPNPQLPFPANEFLDPAELHAWDAFWSNAAAPNGIGLEDNYAQMAEYVANNFNGNPDVAGIEIMNEPEPGAQWPLAVLGDPFFEQQQLTPFYDQTAMAIRAVDPNTTIFYDPSITAEFGSPVHLGTVDVPNTALSFHDYCQFMLGPVGCIPDIGQIATNAVQYAHGQGIPALMTEFGATNVQSNIAAVMGVADKNLVGWAEWALTGQNDITGSPSTEWLINNLSEPLTGANVNTATLDTLSQPYPQVISGTPESWSFVNGVFDFTYSTAKADGLGDFAAGSNTTISVPQVEFPGGYTVAVTGGQVVSAPDAAQLVIASDAGADTVKVVVSPVTPGG, from the coding sequence GTGAATGCTCGGCGGCGGGGCGCGGTCCGGGTGGCCGGCGTTGGGGCGGTAACGGGTGCGTTGGCGGTGGCGGCGATGACCCCGGGGGTGGGAATGCCCTCGGCGCGTGCCGATGTCCTGGATCTGATCATCGATCCGTTGGTGAATGCGGTCGGTACGGGAGTAGCGGGTGCCCTGGATGCCGGCGCGGTCGACGCCGGTGTGCTGACCGCTGATCTCGGTGTGGCGACTGCGGACGCGACGGCCGCTGGGGCGCAACTGAATTCGACGTTGGTCGAGGTGAGCAATCAGCTCGATGTCGCGTTGAATGCGGCGGGTCAGGATTACCTCACCGGCCCGGTGGGCCAGACGGTGGATCCGGCCGTCAACGGGCCGACGGTCTTCTTGTTCGGGCGGGACCTGATCGGTAACGGCGTCAACGGATTCAGCGGGCCCAACGATTCGGTGTTCGGCGGCTCGGGGCAGTTCGGCAATCTCGGCGACGGCGGGTTCCTGTTCGGGAACGGGGGCGCCGGGGCTTCCGGCGTGGCCGGTGTCGATCACGGCATCGGGGCGGCCGGCGGTTCTGCCGGGCTCATCGGTAATGGCGGTCTCGGCGGGGCCGGCGTGGACGGCGGTGCCGGTGGGGCCGGCGGGGCCGGCGGATTGCTGATCGGTGATGGCGGTCCGGGCGGCTTGGGCGCCGACGGTGTGGCCGGCGTCAACGGTGGGGCCGGCGGGATCGGTGGTGTCGGGGGCGCCGGGGGCTTGTTGATCGGTAACGGCGGCGTCGGGGGCGAGGGCGGCGCGGGTGCCGCCGGTGGGGCCGGTGGTCCCGGTGGCGCGGGCGGGGCCGGTGCGGACTGGCTGGCCGGTTTCGGCGGTCTTGGTGGCGCCGGTGGTGACGGTGGTACCGGTGCCGCCGGCGGTGCCGGAGGCGATGGCGGCAGCGCTTTCGGGTTGTTCGCCAGCGGCGGTGGCGGCGGCGCGGGCGGCAACAGCGGGGCGGATGTGTCCTCGACGGTATTACCCGCGCTGGGCGGCGCCGGTGGTAACGGCGGTCTGTTCGGTGCGCACGGGATGGTCGGTGATTTCGGCACTCTGACCGGCGTCTCCACGGGCGGCGTCACCGCTCCGGGCGGCATCACCTCGTCTCAGATAGCCAACAGCGACCTGCTGACGATCGGGACCACCGGGGTGTGGCTGACCAACAGCGACGGCCAGGTCGTCGAACTGCACGGGTTCAACCTCGTCGACAAGCTCCCCCCCGGTGAGCCGTCCGCGCTGGGCTTCGACAATGCCGATGCGCAGTATTTGGCCGACCACGGCTACAACGTGGTGCGGCTGGGCATCATCTGGTCCGACCTGGAACCGGAGCCCGGTGTGTACAACGCCGCCTATCTCGACTCGATCGACCAGACGGTGAAGACCCTGGGCAACAACGGCATCTACACGATCATCGACCTGCACCAGGACGCCTACAGCAGCACGTTCGGCGGCGAGGGAATGCCGGTGTGGGCGACCCAGACCGGCGGGCTGCCCAACCCGCAGCTACCTTTCCCGGCCAACGAATTTCTCGACCCGGCCGAGTTGCATGCCTGGGATGCGTTCTGGTCCAACGCCGCTGCCCCCAACGGCATCGGTCTGGAGGACAACTACGCCCAGATGGCGGAGTATGTGGCAAACAACTTCAACGGCAACCCGGATGTGGCCGGAATCGAAATCATGAACGAGCCGGAGCCGGGCGCGCAGTGGCCGCTGGCGGTGCTGGGCGACCCGTTCTTCGAGCAGCAACAGCTGACGCCGTTCTATGACCAGACGGCGATGGCGATCCGGGCCGTCGACCCGAACACCACGATCTTCTACGATCCCAGCATCACCGCCGAATTCGGCTCGCCCGTCCACCTGGGCACGGTCGACGTCCCGAACACCGCCCTGTCGTTCCACGACTACTGCCAGTTCATGCTGGGCCCCGTGGGGTGCATTCCCGACATCGGTCAGATCGCGACGAACGCCGTGCAGTACGCGCACGGCCAGGGCATCCCGGCATTGATGACCGAATTCGGGGCGACCAACGTCCAGTCGAACATCGCTGCCGTGATGGGGGTTGCCGACAAGAACCTGGTGGGGTGGGCGGAGTGGGCCCTCACCGGGCAGAACGACATCACCGGCTCGCCCAGCACGGAATGGTTGATCAACAACCTCTCCGAGCCGTTGACCGGTGCCAACGTCAATACCGCCACGCTGGACACCCTTTCGCAGCCGTACCCGCAGGTGATTTCGGGCACGCCGGAGTCGTGGTCGTTCGTCAACGGGGTCTTCGACTTCACCTACTCGACTGCCAAGGCCGACGGTCTCGGCGACTTCGCCGCCGGTTCGAATACCACCATCTCGGTGCCGCAGGTGGAGTTCCCCGGCGGGTATACGGTGGCGGTCACCGGCGGGCAGGTCGTCTCGGCCCCTGACGCCGCCCAACTCGTCATCGCCTCAGACGCCGGTGCCGACACCGTCAAGGTCGTCGTGAGCCCGGTGACCCCGGGTGGCTGA
- a CDS encoding glycerol-3-phosphate dehydrogenase/oxidase, with translation MPVVTALNAARRAADLSALAEGAALDVLVIGGGITGAGVALDAASRGLRVVLVEKHDLAFGTSRWSSKLVHGGLRYLATGNVGIARRSALERGILMTRNAPHLVRAMPQLVPLLPSMGRGQRALVRAGFLAGDVLRMAARTPAATLPRSRRVAARQVVELAPTVRQDGLDGGLLAYDGQLIDDARLVAAVARTAAQHGARILTYVTASEVTGASVRLTDGRSGQSFDVSAAAVVNAAGVWAGEIDGSLRLRPSRGTHLVFDAAAFGNPVAALTIPIPGELNRFVFAMPEQLGRVYLGLTDEAAPGPIPDVPEPSSAEIAFLLDTVNTALGTAVGRSDVIGAYAGLRPLIDTGEGRTADVSREHAVVESPSGVISVIGGKLTEYRYMAEDVVDRAVELRGLRAGPCRTRELPLIGAPTNPGPPCGPVAGLPPSLVARYGAEAANVVAAAGCERPLDPVAEGIDVTRAEFEYAVTHECALTVGDIVDRRTRIGLVDADRERVVGVAEEFLAC, from the coding sequence ATACCTGTCGTGACGGCGCTGAACGCGGCCCGGCGCGCGGCCGACCTGAGCGCGCTGGCCGAGGGTGCGGCGCTGGACGTCCTGGTGATCGGCGGCGGCATCACCGGGGCGGGCGTGGCCCTGGACGCGGCGTCGCGCGGCCTGCGCGTGGTGCTGGTGGAAAAGCACGACCTCGCGTTCGGCACCAGCCGCTGGAGCTCCAAGCTGGTGCACGGCGGCCTGCGCTACCTGGCGACCGGCAATGTGGGCATCGCCCGGCGCAGCGCGCTGGAACGCGGCATCCTGATGACCCGCAACGCCCCTCATCTGGTCCGCGCGATGCCGCAGCTCGTTCCGCTGCTGCCGTCGATGGGTCGCGGCCAGCGCGCGTTGGTGCGGGCCGGCTTTCTCGCCGGCGACGTGCTGCGGATGGCGGCCCGGACACCGGCCGCCACGCTGCCCCGCTCGCGGCGGGTGGCGGCGCGTCAGGTGGTGGAGCTGGCCCCCACCGTGCGGCAAGACGGGCTCGACGGCGGCCTGCTGGCCTACGACGGGCAGCTGATCGACGACGCCCGGCTGGTCGCCGCGGTCGCACGAACCGCCGCGCAGCACGGCGCCCGGATCCTGACCTACGTGACGGCCTCCGAGGTCACCGGCGCCTCGGTGCGGTTGACCGACGGGCGCTCGGGGCAGTCGTTCGACGTGTCGGCGGCCGCGGTGGTCAACGCGGCCGGGGTGTGGGCGGGGGAGATCGACGGGTCGTTGCGGCTGCGGCCCAGCCGCGGCACCCACCTGGTTTTCGACGCGGCCGCATTCGGAAATCCCGTTGCGGCGCTGACCATTCCGATCCCCGGCGAACTGAACCGGTTCGTCTTCGCCATGCCCGAGCAGCTGGGCCGGGTCTATCTGGGGCTGACCGACGAAGCCGCGCCCGGTCCGATTCCCGACGTGCCGGAGCCGTCGTCGGCGGAGATTGCGTTCCTGCTGGACACGGTCAACACGGCGCTGGGGACCGCCGTCGGGCGGTCCGACGTGATCGGCGCCTACGCCGGGCTGCGGCCCCTGATCGACACCGGCGAGGGACGCACCGCCGACGTGTCGCGCGAGCACGCCGTGGTCGAATCACCGTCCGGGGTCATCAGCGTGATCGGCGGCAAGTTGACCGAATACCGTTACATGGCAGAGGATGTCGTGGACCGTGCGGTGGAGTTGCGCGGCCTGCGCGCCGGGCCGTGCCGGACCCGTGAGCTGCCGCTGATCGGCGCACCGACCAATCCCGGCCCGCCTTGCGGGCCGGTCGCCGGGTTGCCGCCCTCGCTGGTGGCGCGCTACGGCGCCGAGGCGGCCAACGTCGTGGCCGCCGCCGGCTGCGAGCGGCCGCTCGACCCCGTCGCCGAGGGAATCGACGTGACCCGCGCCGAGTTCGAGTACGCGGTCACCCACGAATGCGCCCTGACGGTCGGCGACATCGTGGACCGGCGGACCCGGATCGGCCTGGTGGACGCCGACCGCGAGCGCGTCGTCGGGGTGGCCGAGGAGTTTTTGGCATGCTGA
- a CDS encoding FAD-binding oxidoreductase: protein MKWNAWGDPDAATPLSGGIRALLTQAVGLADPGRPELDPDQVNLRPSALAQADVDALAAIVGADHCRTAHRDRLLHAGGKSTLDLLRRKDSGVQDAPDAVLLPGDEDTVAAILHHCSEQRIAVVPFGGGTSVVGGLDPARGGLSAVVSLDLRRFDRLEALDEVSGQAVFGAGVTGPDAERLLGKHGFSLGHFPQSFEYATIGGYAATRSSGQDSAGYGRFDDMVRGLRVVTPAGTLDLGRAPASAAGPDLRQLLLGSEGTLGVITQVRLRVHRKPEAVRHEAWSFPDFAAGTAALRAVTQTATGATVIRLSDEVETGVNLATTESIGENQITGGCLAITAFEGTAEHVESRHAETSALLRAHGGTSLGEGPAQAWERGRFAAPYLRDSLLAAGALCETLETATDWSNIPALKTAVTQALTDALAASGTPALVMCHISHVYPTGASLYFTIVAGQRGDAIAQWRAAKTAACDAIMATGGTITHHHAVGADHRPWMRDEVGDLGVRVLRAVKATLDPAGILNPGKLIP, encoded by the coding sequence ATGAAATGGAACGCGTGGGGGGATCCCGATGCGGCCACGCCGCTGTCCGGCGGCATCCGGGCGCTGCTGACCCAGGCCGTGGGCCTCGCGGATCCCGGCCGGCCCGAACTCGACCCCGACCAGGTGAACCTGCGCCCGTCGGCCCTGGCGCAGGCCGATGTCGACGCGCTGGCCGCCATCGTCGGCGCCGACCACTGCCGCACCGCGCACCGCGACCGGCTGCTGCACGCCGGCGGCAAGTCCACCCTCGACCTGTTGCGCCGCAAGGATTCCGGGGTCCAGGACGCCCCCGACGCCGTGCTGCTGCCCGGCGACGAGGACACCGTCGCCGCGATCCTGCACCACTGCTCCGAACAGCGCATCGCCGTCGTCCCGTTCGGCGGCGGCACCAGCGTCGTCGGCGGGCTCGATCCCGCCCGCGGCGGGTTATCCGCCGTGGTGTCGCTGGACCTGCGCCGCTTCGACCGGCTCGAAGCCCTCGACGAGGTGTCCGGGCAGGCGGTTTTCGGGGCCGGCGTCACCGGACCCGACGCCGAACGCCTGCTCGGCAAACACGGCTTCTCGCTGGGCCATTTCCCGCAGAGCTTCGAATACGCCACGATCGGCGGCTACGCGGCCACCCGGTCGTCCGGCCAGGACTCGGCCGGCTACGGCCGGTTCGACGACATGGTGCGCGGGCTGCGCGTCGTCACCCCCGCGGGCACCCTGGACCTGGGCCGCGCACCGGCCTCGGCCGCCGGCCCCGACCTGCGCCAGCTGCTGCTCGGATCGGAGGGCACCCTCGGCGTCATCACGCAGGTGCGGCTGCGCGTGCACCGCAAGCCCGAGGCAGTCCGCCACGAGGCATGGTCTTTCCCCGACTTCGCGGCCGGAACCGCGGCGCTGCGCGCGGTCACCCAAACCGCCACCGGCGCAACGGTCATCCGGCTTTCCGACGAGGTCGAGACGGGGGTCAACCTGGCCACCACCGAGTCGATCGGCGAGAACCAGATCACCGGCGGCTGCCTGGCGATCACCGCGTTCGAGGGCACCGCGGAACACGTCGAGAGCCGACACGCCGAGACCAGCGCCCTGCTCAGGGCCCACGGCGGCACGTCGCTGGGCGAAGGACCGGCGCAGGCGTGGGAGCGGGGGCGATTCGCCGCGCCCTACCTGCGCGACTCGCTGCTGGCCGCCGGCGCGCTGTGCGAGACCCTCGAGACCGCGACCGACTGGTCCAACATCCCCGCCCTCAAAACCGCCGTCACCCAAGCGCTTACCGACGCCCTGGCCGCATCGGGCACGCCGGCGCTGGTGATGTGTCACATCTCGCACGTCTACCCGACCGGCGCGTCGTTGTACTTCACCATCGTCGCCGGGCAGCGCGGTGACGCGATCGCGCAGTGGCGGGCCGCGAAAACGGCGGCGTGCGACGCGATCATGGCGACCGGCGGGACCATCACCCACCACCACGCCGTCGGGGCCGACCACCGGCCCTGGATGCGCGACGAGGTCGGCGACCTGGGTGTGCGGGTGTTGCGCGCGGTCAAGGCGACACTGGACCCGGCCGGAATCCTCAACCCCGGCAAGCTGATTCCATGA
- a CDS encoding acyl-CoA carboxylase subunit beta has protein sequence MTITAPEAIGESLDPRDPLLRLSTFFDDGSVQLLHERDRSGVLAAAGTVNGVRTIGFCTDGTVMGGAMGVEGCAHIVNAYDTAIEEQSPIVGIWHSGGARLAEGVRALHGVGQVFEAMIRASGYIPQVSVVVGFAAGGAAYGPALTDVIVMAPESRVFVTGPDVVRSVTGEDVDMASLGGPDTHHKKSGVCHIVADDELDAYERGRRLVGLFCQQGHFDRGSAEAGDTDIKALLPESPRRAYDVHPIVAAVLDADTPFDEFQAKWAPSMVVGLGRLSGRTVGVLANNPLRLGGCLNSESAEKAARFVRLCDAFGIPLVVIVDVPGYLPGVDQEWGGVVRRGAKLLHAFGEATVPRVTLVTRKIYGGAYIAMNSRSLGATKVFAWPDAEVAVMGAKAAVGILHKRKLAAAPEHEREALHNQLADEHERIAGGVDSAIEIGVVDEKIDPSHTRSKLTEALAQAPARRGRHKNIPL, from the coding sequence ATGACAATCACGGCCCCCGAGGCGATTGGCGAGTCGCTCGACCCCCGCGACCCGCTGCTGCGTCTGAGCACGTTCTTCGACGACGGCAGCGTGCAGTTGCTGCACGAACGTGACCGCTCGGGCGTGCTCGCCGCCGCGGGGACCGTGAACGGCGTCCGCACCATCGGCTTCTGCACCGACGGCACCGTCATGGGCGGCGCGATGGGTGTCGAGGGCTGCGCGCACATCGTCAACGCCTACGACACCGCCATCGAGGAGCAGAGCCCGATCGTGGGCATCTGGCACTCCGGCGGGGCGCGGCTGGCCGAGGGCGTGCGGGCGCTGCACGGGGTCGGCCAGGTGTTCGAGGCCATGATCCGGGCGTCGGGCTACATCCCGCAGGTCTCGGTGGTCGTCGGCTTCGCCGCCGGCGGTGCCGCCTACGGGCCCGCGCTCACCGACGTCATCGTGATGGCGCCGGAGAGCCGGGTGTTCGTCACCGGGCCCGACGTGGTGCGCAGCGTCACCGGCGAGGACGTCGACATGGCCTCGCTCGGCGGACCGGACACCCACCACAAGAAGTCCGGGGTGTGCCACATCGTCGCCGACGACGAGCTCGACGCCTACGAGCGCGGCCGCCGGCTCGTCGGGTTGTTCTGCCAGCAGGGCCATTTCGACCGCGGCAGCGCCGAGGCCGGGGACACCGACATCAAGGCGTTGCTGCCCGAATCGCCCCGGCGGGCCTACGACGTGCACCCGATCGTGGCCGCCGTGCTGGATGCGGACACGCCGTTCGACGAGTTCCAGGCCAAGTGGGCGCCCTCGATGGTGGTCGGGCTGGGCCGGTTGTCGGGCCGCACCGTCGGCGTGCTGGCCAATAACCCGCTGCGCCTCGGCGGCTGCCTGAATTCCGAAAGCGCCGAGAAGGCAGCGCGTTTCGTGCGCCTGTGCGATGCGTTCGGCATTCCACTCGTGGTGATCGTCGACGTGCCCGGCTACCTGCCGGGGGTCGACCAGGAGTGGGGCGGCGTGGTGCGCCGCGGCGCCAAGCTGCTCCACGCGTTCGGCGAGGCCACGGTGCCGCGCGTCACGCTGGTCACCCGCAAGATCTACGGCGGGGCCTACATCGCGATGAACTCCCGCTCGCTGGGCGCCACCAAGGTGTTCGCCTGGCCCGACGCCGAGGTCGCGGTGATGGGCGCCAAAGCCGCGGTGGGGATCCTGCACAAGCGCAAGCTGGCCGCCGCGCCCGAGCACGAACGCGAGGCGCTGCACAACCAGTTGGCCGACGAGCACGAGCGGATCGCCGGCGGGGTGGACAGCGCCATCGAGATCGGCGTGGTCGACGAGAAGATCGACCCGTCGCACACCCGCAGCAAGCTCACCGAGGCGCTCGCCCAGGCACCGGCACGGCGTGGCCGCCACAAGAACATCCCGCTGTAG